One genomic segment of Bifidobacterium breve DSM 20213 = JCM 1192 includes these proteins:
- a CDS encoding metallopeptidase family protein, protein MFGTRLPRYRTRTGMFDDMVAAQVRRLGDAWPELVRPLQFAVEDVPPSDPVPWQVEPNMTSQCFPAGHGIPARIVLYRMPLQTQAPTKIELQLAIRDELVSRMAELYGRRPEEIDPDFGL, encoded by the coding sequence ATGTTCGGCACCCGACTGCCCCGCTACCGCACACGTACCGGCATGTTCGACGATATGGTGGCCGCTCAGGTGCGTCGCCTCGGCGATGCCTGGCCCGAACTGGTGCGCCCGTTACAATTCGCTGTGGAAGATGTGCCGCCGTCGGATCCGGTGCCGTGGCAGGTCGAGCCGAATATGACCTCGCAATGCTTCCCCGCAGGGCATGGCATTCCGGCACGCATCGTGCTGTACCGCATGCCGTTACAGACGCAAGCACCCACCAAAATCGAACTGCAACTGGCGATTCGTGACGAGCTGGTTTCCCGAATGGCGGAACTCTACGGCCGCAGACCCGAGGAAATCGACCCTGACTTTGGACTGTAA
- a CDS encoding HAD-IIB family hydrolase: protein MVVRSWAELDLDDICAHARVFGFDLDNTLASSKQPMEPAMIARFSALTAHATVALISGGGMDVVTSQVLDVLGPDADRGHLHVMPTSGSRYYRWDGERWALVYAHDLDDRTVAAITSSLERRAKELGMWEEHVWGSRIENRGSQITFSALGQYAPVVAKQSWDPDNIKKRALVEAVKADLPDLRVRSGGYSSVDVSQHGIDKAYAVRRLAEILDVPVGGIVFVGDRMTPDGNDYPAVAAGAVGMKVENPQDALGLMDALLQRVGASA, encoded by the coding sequence ATGGTGGTACGTTCGTGGGCCGAACTTGATTTGGATGACATATGCGCGCATGCACGAGTGTTCGGCTTTGATCTGGACAACACGCTGGCCAGTTCCAAACAACCTATGGAACCCGCGATGATCGCACGATTCAGCGCGTTGACCGCGCACGCGACCGTGGCTTTGATTTCCGGAGGCGGCATGGACGTCGTCACCTCACAGGTGCTGGATGTATTGGGCCCGGATGCCGATCGCGGCCACCTGCATGTCATGCCTACGTCAGGCTCCCGCTACTATCGATGGGATGGGGAGCGCTGGGCGCTGGTCTACGCACATGATTTGGATGACCGCACCGTTGCCGCCATCACCTCCAGTCTGGAACGGCGCGCCAAGGAACTGGGCATGTGGGAAGAACATGTCTGGGGGAGTCGGATTGAAAATCGCGGCAGCCAGATCACCTTCTCGGCGCTTGGTCAGTATGCGCCCGTTGTCGCCAAGCAGTCATGGGATCCGGACAATATCAAGAAACGAGCGCTTGTTGAAGCGGTGAAAGCGGATTTGCCAGATTTGAGGGTGCGCTCCGGCGGATATTCCAGCGTGGATGTGAGTCAACATGGCATCGACAAGGCCTATGCGGTGCGTCGTCTTGCTGAGATACTTGATGTGCCGGTCGGCGGCATCGTATTCGTAGGAGATCGCATGACTCCTGACGGCAACGATTATCCAGCCGTCGCAGCCGGTGCCGTGGGCATGAAGGTCGAGAACCCCCAGGATGCGTTGGGCCTGATGGATGCATTGCTGCAACGTGTGGGAGCATCGGCCTAA
- a CDS encoding ComF family protein, whose product MMRDALFPRGCAGCDRPDEVLCGDCRSLFANWRNRELVSGQETQGAVHTWSASTYQGVVRHAILAWKDHDDTELDTIFGEVMASLLEHSAIHRSCHRQTAVLVVPVPSSPASMRRRGRRHIDPLSKAVANALCDYGFDAKPYRVLASIASGGRSVQQASSAQRAQRIGGRIALVSDAVMQGQQVVLVDDIITTGSTLRQCAQTCRQAGAEVIGAMTLTEAKKVV is encoded by the coding sequence ATGATGCGTGACGCGTTGTTTCCTCGTGGCTGTGCCGGGTGTGACAGACCGGATGAGGTACTGTGCGGCGACTGTCGTTCCCTATTCGCCAACTGGCGCAACCGGGAACTGGTATCAGGTCAAGAAACTCAGGGTGCTGTGCACACATGGTCCGCGTCAACATATCAGGGAGTCGTCAGGCATGCGATTCTTGCGTGGAAAGACCATGATGATACCGAGCTCGATACGATATTCGGCGAGGTAATGGCCTCATTACTGGAACACAGCGCCATTCACCGCTCCTGCCATCGGCAGACCGCCGTGCTCGTGGTTCCGGTACCTTCATCGCCGGCTTCGATGCGGCGCAGAGGGAGACGGCATATCGATCCGTTATCCAAGGCCGTGGCAAACGCATTATGCGATTACGGCTTCGATGCGAAACCATATCGGGTATTGGCCAGTATTGCATCGGGCGGCCGATCGGTGCAGCAGGCGTCATCGGCTCAACGCGCCCAACGCATCGGTGGACGAATCGCACTTGTCTCTGATGCCGTGATGCAAGGCCAACAGGTGGTACTGGTCGATGACATCATCACCACCGGCTCAACGTTGCGCCAATGCGCGCAAACCTGCAGACAGGCCGGCGCCGAGGTCATAGGGGCAATGACGCTTACCGAAGCCAAAAAGGTGGTATAA
- a CDS encoding sensor histidine kinase, whose translation MASPQSTKSRLDNATKRVKPVDLFSSLKLELSALIVCATAIAFAMCWFLLKFGWSGWIAMPLTLVVALGITYFFSRGITAPLRQMRDVAEAMAEGDYTVRVNIDQERHDEVGQLARSFNEMAEELEHADKMRLDMIANVSHELRTPVSALQAMVENMADGVTEPTSANLEGILTQTQRLSDLIAFLLDLSRMEAGAASLNIEQFNVAEFLDETVEPLEIADGGHAHDIQMRVSDDITMEGDQDRLRQLFTNIIANALKHSPDNTTVLVETHEDKDNGTIVTNVVNFGSQIAPSDRSDIFRRFVKGKTGPGTESGGTGLGLSIARWAAQLHGGSVRVVDDTRGADFEITLPKYHIANE comes from the coding sequence ATGGCATCTCCGCAATCAACGAAATCCCGGCTCGACAACGCCACCAAGCGTGTCAAGCCGGTTGATTTGTTCTCTTCGCTCAAGCTGGAGCTCAGTGCGCTTATCGTTTGCGCCACCGCCATCGCCTTCGCGATGTGCTGGTTTCTCCTGAAATTCGGATGGTCCGGTTGGATTGCCATGCCCCTGACTCTGGTAGTGGCGCTGGGCATTACCTATTTCTTTTCTCGAGGTATCACCGCACCTCTGCGCCAGATGCGTGACGTGGCTGAAGCCATGGCCGAGGGCGATTACACCGTGCGTGTGAACATCGATCAGGAACGTCATGATGAAGTGGGCCAGCTTGCGCGCTCCTTCAACGAAATGGCCGAAGAGTTAGAGCATGCCGACAAAATGCGTCTGGACATGATTGCCAACGTTAGCCACGAACTGCGCACGCCGGTGTCTGCATTGCAGGCGATGGTCGAGAACATGGCTGATGGGGTCACTGAACCCACGTCAGCCAATCTTGAGGGCATTCTTACCCAGACGCAGCGCCTGAGCGATCTTATTGCCTTCCTGCTGGATCTGAGCCGTATGGAAGCTGGAGCCGCCAGTCTGAACATCGAGCAGTTCAACGTCGCCGAATTCCTGGACGAAACCGTTGAACCGTTGGAAATCGCCGATGGCGGGCATGCTCATGATATTCAGATGCGCGTGAGCGATGACATCACGATGGAAGGCGATCAGGATCGTCTCCGTCAGCTGTTCACCAACATCATTGCCAACGCGCTCAAGCACTCCCCCGATAACACCACGGTGCTGGTCGAAACGCATGAAGACAAAGACAACGGCACCATTGTGACCAATGTGGTCAATTTCGGCTCACAGATTGCGCCTTCCGATCGTTCCGATATTTTCCGCCGCTTCGTCAAAGGCAAGACGGGACCGGGTACTGAATCCGGGGGCACCGGCCTGGGCCTGTCCATCGCACGATGGGCCGCCCAATTGCACGGTGGCAGCGTAAGGGTCGTGGACGACACCCGTGGCGCCGATTTTGAGATCACCCTGCCCAAATATCACATTGCCAATGAGTGA
- a CDS encoding response regulator transcription factor encodes MLNSTAHQNTAPRTVLVVEDEPTLATAIAQRITAEGWTARVAGDGASAVQAALQLKPDLVIMDIMLPVMDGLEATKRIVAERPVPVLILTARDDETDKVIGLGAGADDYMTKPFSMRELIARCKALLRRVERAKVIAKNSENEKILDFGSMVIDPAQRIVTVNGEQVHLTPTEFDLLATLARRPKSVLTREKLLEEVWDWVDASGTRTVDSHVKALRHKLGADMIRTVHGVGYAFEPPTE; translated from the coding sequence ATGCTGAATTCCACAGCGCATCAGAACACGGCTCCGCGCACGGTGTTGGTAGTGGAGGACGAGCCGACACTCGCCACTGCCATCGCCCAGCGCATCACTGCTGAAGGATGGACCGCCCGTGTGGCTGGAGATGGCGCTTCCGCCGTTCAGGCCGCCTTGCAGCTCAAGCCCGATCTGGTCATCATGGATATCATGCTGCCGGTTATGGATGGTCTTGAAGCCACTAAGCGTATCGTTGCCGAGCGCCCGGTTCCTGTGCTGATCCTCACCGCCCGTGACGATGAAACTGACAAGGTCATTGGCCTGGGTGCCGGTGCTGACGATTACATGACCAAGCCGTTCTCCATGCGTGAGCTCATCGCCCGCTGCAAGGCGCTGCTGCGCCGCGTGGAACGCGCCAAGGTCATCGCCAAGAATTCCGAGAACGAGAAGATTCTTGATTTCGGTTCCATGGTCATCGATCCGGCCCAGCGCATCGTCACCGTCAACGGTGAGCAGGTGCACCTGACCCCGACCGAATTCGATTTGCTGGCCACGCTGGCACGTCGTCCGAAGTCGGTGCTCACTCGTGAGAAGCTGCTTGAAGAGGTGTGGGACTGGGTGGATGCCTCTGGCACCCGCACCGTCGATAGCCACGTCAAGGCCCTGCGCCATAAGCTTGGCGCCGATATGATTCGCACCGTGCATGGTGTGGGCTACGCCTTCGAACCGCCGACCGAGTAA
- the glgB gene encoding 1,4-alpha-glucan branching protein GlgB — protein MANETKIKEDTVTVPVAQSDLDAVSNAEFYNPHGVLGGHLGIGKHADTATIRVLRPLAKSVTILTQDGEYPMTHEYNGVFVTTVPAAGTKKQPTIPDYRVKTEWESGDVLIEDDPYRYMPTLGEMDTYLFGEGRHEKLWEALGAHVLRYDDPMGGADGTPGEQVVGTAFSVWAPNAHAVRVVGNFNAWDGRRHAMRELGSSGVWEIFIPGLGAGENYKFQILNANYVWEMKADPMERQHEIPPNTASIITESSYEWADDAWMQHRRTTNPHNGPVSIYEVHAGSWKKGLSYRDLATELVDYVKQEGYTHVEFMPLAQHPFSGSWGYQVTGYYAVDSRLGSPDDFRYLVDKFHQAGIGVIMDWVPAHFPKDAFALGRFDGTPLYEDPDPLRGEHPDWGTYVFNFGRREVRNFLVANALFWLEDLHVDALRVDAVSSMLYLDYSREPGQWRPNIYGGRENLEAIDFLKEATATAYKNNPGVMMIAEESTAWPGITAPTSAGGIGFGLKWNMGWMHDTLEYLHEEPINRKWHHNEITFSMVYAYSENYVLPISHDEVVYGKGSVYGKMPGNGWQKMAGVRELFAYQWAHPGKKLSFMGNELAQWGEWDHDASIDWDCLNWQDHRQVQTMVADLNAFYKANPALWSQDFDPAGFQWLTSDDADHNTLSFLRIGTKGETLAVVVNFSGEAWSDYQVALPIGGKWTEVFTTDDAKYGGSDIHNGTFEADAGEYHSRPFSAKITVPALAVVFLKPEN, from the coding sequence ATGGCTAATGAAACGAAGATCAAGGAAGATACCGTCACCGTGCCTGTTGCCCAAAGTGACCTCGACGCGGTGAGCAATGCTGAATTCTACAACCCCCACGGAGTTCTTGGCGGGCATCTCGGCATTGGCAAGCATGCCGATACCGCCACAATCCGTGTGCTGCGTCCGCTTGCCAAATCCGTGACCATTCTCACCCAAGACGGCGAATATCCGATGACACACGAATACAACGGCGTATTCGTGACCACCGTTCCCGCCGCGGGGACCAAGAAGCAGCCCACCATTCCCGATTACCGCGTGAAAACCGAATGGGAAAGCGGCGACGTGCTCATCGAGGATGACCCCTACCGCTACATGCCCACACTCGGCGAAATGGACACCTACCTGTTCGGCGAAGGTCGCCACGAAAAGCTCTGGGAAGCCCTCGGCGCACACGTGCTGCGCTATGACGACCCGATGGGCGGTGCCGATGGCACGCCCGGCGAACAAGTGGTGGGCACCGCATTCTCCGTATGGGCGCCAAACGCCCACGCCGTGCGCGTGGTCGGCAACTTCAACGCCTGGGACGGCCGCCGCCACGCCATGCGCGAGCTCGGTTCCTCCGGCGTGTGGGAGATCTTCATTCCCGGTCTTGGCGCAGGCGAGAACTACAAGTTCCAAATCCTCAATGCCAACTACGTGTGGGAGATGAAGGCCGACCCGATGGAGCGTCAGCACGAAATCCCGCCGAACACCGCATCCATCATCACCGAATCCTCCTACGAGTGGGCCGATGACGCCTGGATGCAGCACCGCCGCACCACCAACCCGCACAACGGCCCGGTCTCCATCTACGAGGTGCATGCCGGCAGTTGGAAGAAGGGCCTGAGCTACCGCGACCTAGCCACGGAATTGGTGGACTACGTCAAGCAGGAGGGCTACACCCACGTCGAGTTCATGCCGTTGGCCCAGCACCCGTTCTCCGGATCCTGGGGCTATCAGGTCACCGGTTACTACGCGGTGGATTCACGCCTCGGCTCCCCCGACGATTTCCGTTACCTGGTCGACAAGTTCCATCAGGCCGGCATCGGCGTGATCATGGACTGGGTGCCCGCTCACTTCCCGAAGGATGCCTTTGCGCTCGGCCGTTTCGATGGCACCCCGCTGTACGAGGATCCAGACCCGCTGCGCGGCGAACACCCCGATTGGGGCACCTATGTGTTCAACTTCGGACGCCGCGAGGTGCGCAACTTCCTGGTGGCCAACGCCCTGTTCTGGCTTGAGGACCTGCACGTCGACGCACTGCGCGTGGATGCCGTCAGCTCCATGCTCTACCTCGACTATAGCCGCGAACCCGGTCAGTGGCGCCCGAACATCTACGGAGGCCGCGAGAACCTGGAGGCCATCGACTTCCTCAAGGAGGCCACCGCCACCGCTTACAAGAACAACCCCGGCGTGATGATGATCGCCGAGGAATCCACCGCATGGCCGGGCATCACCGCCCCCACTTCCGCCGGCGGCATCGGCTTCGGCCTCAAGTGGAACATGGGCTGGATGCATGACACCCTTGAATATCTGCATGAGGAGCCCATCAACCGCAAGTGGCATCACAATGAAATCACCTTCTCGATGGTGTATGCCTACTCCGAGAACTATGTGCTGCCCATCAGCCACGACGAGGTCGTGTACGGCAAGGGATCCGTATATGGCAAGATGCCGGGCAACGGTTGGCAGAAGATGGCCGGCGTGCGTGAACTGTTCGCCTACCAGTGGGCTCACCCGGGCAAGAAGCTCTCCTTTATGGGCAACGAGCTGGCACAGTGGGGCGAGTGGGATCACGATGCCTCCATCGACTGGGATTGCCTGAACTGGCAGGATCATCGCCAGGTGCAGACCATGGTGGCCGACCTCAACGCCTTCTACAAGGCGAATCCGGCACTGTGGAGCCAGGACTTCGATCCGGCCGGTTTCCAGTGGCTCACCAGCGACGATGCCGATCACAACACGCTGAGCTTCCTGCGCATCGGAACCAAGGGCGAGACGCTGGCCGTGGTGGTCAACTTCTCCGGCGAGGCATGGTCCGACTACCAGGTGGCACTGCCCATCGGCGGCAAATGGACCGAAGTGTTCACCACCGATGATGCCAAGTATGGCGGTTCCGACATCCATAACGGCACGTTCGAGGCGGACGCCGGAGAATACCATTCAAGGCCTTTCTCGGCTAAAATCACCGTTCCAGCTCTCGCAGTTGTATTCTTGAAGCCAGAGAACTGA
- a CDS encoding CarD family transcriptional regulator codes for MSYQVGDMVVYPRHGAAKVEAITERTVKGVTREYLQLSVLSSDGLVINVPVENAKKVGVRDIVSGSEVAKVFEILRTPIIEKEMNWSRRYKLNVEKIATGDVNKIAEVVRDLAQRDVDEHGLSAGEKRMLTKARAILTSEIALSEKIDETEAQRLLDVNLGYAPAQVGDDQHHAAEPEEAAADTLARVEAEKKSKKK; via the coding sequence ATGTCTTATCAAGTCGGCGATATGGTCGTCTACCCACGTCATGGTGCAGCAAAAGTGGAGGCCATCACCGAGCGGACGGTTAAGGGCGTGACGCGCGAATATCTGCAGTTGTCCGTACTTTCCTCCGACGGTCTGGTCATCAATGTGCCGGTGGAAAACGCCAAGAAAGTCGGTGTGCGTGACATCGTCTCCGGTTCCGAGGTAGCCAAGGTGTTCGAGATTCTGCGAACCCCGATCATCGAAAAGGAAATGAACTGGTCCCGCCGTTACAAGCTGAATGTCGAAAAGATCGCCACCGGTGATGTCAATAAAATCGCCGAAGTGGTGCGCGATCTCGCGCAGCGCGACGTGGACGAACACGGCTTGTCCGCAGGCGAGAAGCGCATGCTGACCAAGGCCCGCGCCATCCTGACCTCCGAGATCGCGCTGTCCGAGAAGATCGATGAGACGGAAGCACAGCGTCTGCTTGACGTGAACCTCGGCTACGCACCTGCCCAGGTGGGTGATGACCAGCATCACGCTGCCGAGCCTGAAGAAGCGGCCGCAGACACGCTGGCGCGCGTCGAAGCCGAAAAGAAGTCCAAGAAGAAGTGA
- the ispF gene encoding 2-C-methyl-D-erythritol 2,4-cyclodiphosphate synthase: protein MILRVGQGFDAHRFAASGSGRELWLAGLYWPVPENAAPAEAARYEGIEGDSDGDVAAHALIDALLAAAGLGDIGSLFGVGSHAHGAGMHGSDMLRETVAHLADSGYRPVSASVAIVGNRPKIGTRRAEAEAALSAAVGCPVSVTATTTDHMGFTGRGEGIAAIASALVERR from the coding sequence GTGATCCTGCGCGTCGGCCAGGGCTTTGATGCCCATCGGTTTGCCGCTTCCGGTTCCGGACGTGAATTATGGTTGGCCGGACTGTATTGGCCGGTCCCAGAGAACGCTGCACCGGCTGAGGCTGCCCGATATGAGGGCATCGAAGGTGATTCCGATGGTGATGTGGCCGCTCACGCCTTGATTGATGCGTTGCTCGCCGCTGCCGGTCTGGGCGATATTGGTTCACTGTTCGGCGTGGGCTCCCATGCGCATGGTGCCGGTATGCACGGCTCGGATATGCTTCGTGAAACTGTTGCCCATCTTGCGGATAGCGGCTATCGGCCCGTCTCCGCGTCCGTGGCCATCGTCGGCAATCGCCCGAAAATCGGTACCCGCCGCGCCGAAGCGGAAGCCGCGTTATCCGCGGCCGTCGGTTGCCCGGTATCGGTCACCGCCACCACCACCGACCATATGGGTTTTACCGGTCGAGGCGAAGGCATAGCCGCCATCGCCAGTGCTTTGGTGGAGCGTCGCTGA
- a CDS encoding metal ABC transporter permease, whose product MSTINFSYDPEWLSTLSAPFMTNAFIAGLCIALAAGVMGYFTIARRSTFAAHALAHIGLPGATGAVLFGLPVSLGMGVFALGGALVIGALGKRVSEREIATGTVLAFATGLGLFFARLSSSASQQMQSILFGSILTITTGQIIGFAVFDVLLLVLLAIIYRPLLFSSLDEQVAQAKGVPIGLMNVAFMAIMAGVITIAVPAVGTLLIFALVITPAATANILAGSPFKAMAIASVLCLVSIWAGLVLSAMFPAPPSFIIVTLSTLFWALAKAVETLRK is encoded by the coding sequence ATGAGCACCATCAACTTCTCATATGATCCTGAATGGCTCAGCACGCTATCTGCCCCGTTCATGACCAATGCCTTCATCGCCGGCCTGTGCATCGCATTGGCCGCAGGCGTTATGGGCTACTTCACCATCGCACGACGATCCACCTTCGCCGCTCACGCATTGGCTCATATCGGACTGCCCGGTGCCACCGGCGCGGTGCTGTTCGGCCTGCCCGTCTCGCTGGGCATGGGCGTGTTCGCGCTCGGTGGCGCACTGGTCATCGGCGCATTGGGCAAGCGCGTCTCCGAACGTGAAATCGCCACCGGAACCGTACTGGCCTTTGCCACCGGTCTGGGTCTGTTCTTCGCACGACTGTCCAGCTCGGCTTCCCAGCAGATGCAGTCCATTCTGTTCGGCTCAATCCTGACCATAACCACCGGCCAGATCATTGGCTTCGCCGTGTTCGACGTGCTGCTGCTAGTCCTCTTGGCGATTATCTACCGTCCGCTGCTGTTCAGCTCGCTCGATGAGCAGGTGGCACAAGCCAAAGGCGTGCCGATTGGCCTGATGAATGTGGCATTCATGGCGATTATGGCCGGTGTGATTACCATTGCCGTGCCGGCTGTGGGCACACTGCTGATTTTCGCTCTGGTAATCACGCCTGCGGCCACCGCCAATATTCTGGCCGGCTCGCCGTTCAAGGCCATGGCGATTGCCAGCGTGCTGTGCCTGGTGTCCATCTGGGCCGGACTGGTACTTTCCGCGATGTTCCCCGCTCCCCCAAGCTTCATTATCGTGACGCTGTCCACCCTGTTCTGGGCACTTGCCAAAGCTGTGGAAACGTTGCGAAAGTAG
- a CDS encoding ABC transporter ATP-binding protein, translating to MNESSACIVFTDAAIKRGDRTIWQHGNFTIPTGSVTAIVGTNGTGKTTMMKAELGLLPLSHGSLTVLGKPAGEMNKRIGYVPQSYVSDVDSNLTAEQSVLLGLTGTRFGIHPVTKAQKAKAHEAMEFTGIADKAHYRLSELSGGLRQRVAIAQALVCDPQLLMLDEPLANLDLASQRSTVHVLAKLNRELGMTIQVVAHDLNMLLPILTGAVYLLDGHPHYADMHKVLDSDLLTHLYGTQVQVVTTPQGDMFVTPTPDEPRDQPQDMHTAAEVAQLHHHEHGTDTATAHQ from the coding sequence ATGAACGAATCTTCCGCATGCATCGTGTTCACGGATGCCGCCATCAAGCGTGGCGATCGCACGATATGGCAACATGGCAACTTCACCATCCCCACCGGTTCGGTCACCGCCATCGTTGGCACTAACGGCACCGGAAAAACCACGATGATGAAGGCCGAGTTGGGCCTGCTGCCTCTCTCGCACGGCTCCCTGACCGTATTGGGCAAGCCGGCCGGAGAGATGAACAAACGCATCGGCTATGTGCCGCAAAGCTATGTTTCCGACGTCGATTCTAATCTCACCGCCGAGCAGTCGGTGCTACTGGGACTGACCGGTACACGATTCGGCATTCATCCCGTCACCAAAGCACAGAAGGCCAAGGCACACGAAGCCATGGAATTCACCGGCATCGCGGACAAGGCCCATTACCGTCTGTCCGAGCTGTCCGGCGGCCTGCGTCAGCGTGTCGCCATCGCCCAGGCGCTGGTATGCGACCCACAGCTGCTCATGCTTGATGAGCCGTTGGCCAATCTGGATCTGGCCAGCCAACGATCCACCGTACATGTGCTTGCCAAACTCAATCGCGAACTTGGCATGACTATCCAAGTGGTGGCGCATGATCTCAACATGCTGTTGCCGATTCTGACCGGCGCCGTATATCTGCTGGACGGCCATCCGCATTACGCCGATATGCACAAGGTGCTTGATTCCGATCTGCTGACACATTTGTATGGCACACAGGTGCAGGTGGTCACCACCCCGCAGGGAGACATGTTCGTGACCCCCACTCCGGACGAGCCACGCGACCAGCCGCAGGATATGCATACCGCCGCCGAAGTGGCGCAGCTGCACCATCACGAACACGGCACCGATACCGCGACCGCGCACCAATAA
- a CDS encoding metal ABC transporter solute-binding protein encodes MGIRITRLTKLAAAGLGAVMLFASAACGSATTQTEPNTKQNVPEPTGPINVVASINQWGSLAAELGGDDVTVTSIMNSTNVDAHDFEPKTSDVAKLSQAQIVVANGAGYDSWATKPLSKSSTLVSAASVMGAMEGDNPHLWFSKDARSSMASAITEAYVKALPSKKKIFQTRLKNWLNREKTLETWVNDFTKTHTDLTYAATEPVAYYLMADVGFKDATPKGYTQSTASGGEPAPADLQAFQTLIEDKGADVLINNTQEASDATNMITGTAGKSDVPVVDVSEQMPADATTLNAWINQLINTIIDAVDPTYGCDAGTGDNTEGDASGENSSDTAANQSDSANDAGTTYIRECKAMNADSASDSANFGTDNSTTDTEGTTPSNEGQTDPGK; translated from the coding sequence ATGGGGATTCGGATTACACGACTCACGAAACTCGCCGCAGCCGGCCTAGGCGCCGTCATGCTGTTCGCTTCCGCGGCTTGCGGCTCGGCCACAACCCAAACCGAGCCGAACACCAAGCAGAACGTACCCGAGCCCACCGGTCCGATCAACGTGGTCGCCTCCATCAACCAATGGGGGTCGCTGGCCGCGGAACTTGGTGGAGATGACGTGACGGTCACCTCCATCATGAACTCCACCAATGTGGATGCCCATGATTTCGAGCCGAAAACCTCGGACGTCGCCAAACTATCCCAAGCACAGATCGTGGTGGCCAACGGCGCCGGCTATGATTCCTGGGCGACCAAGCCGTTGTCGAAAAGTTCCACCTTGGTTTCCGCCGCTTCCGTTATGGGCGCCATGGAAGGCGACAACCCTCACTTATGGTTCTCCAAGGACGCACGCTCGAGCATGGCCTCCGCCATCACCGAGGCATATGTCAAGGCTCTGCCCAGCAAGAAGAAAATATTCCAGACGCGACTGAAGAATTGGCTGAACCGCGAAAAAACACTGGAAACCTGGGTCAACGACTTCACCAAAACCCATACCGATCTCACGTACGCGGCAACCGAACCCGTGGCCTACTATCTCATGGCCGACGTGGGGTTCAAGGACGCAACCCCCAAGGGCTATACGCAGTCGACGGCTTCCGGCGGCGAACCAGCACCGGCGGATCTGCAGGCGTTCCAGACGCTTATTGAAGACAAGGGCGCGGATGTATTGATCAACAACACGCAGGAAGCCAGCGATGCCACCAATATGATCACCGGCACCGCAGGCAAATCCGATGTGCCGGTCGTCGATGTCTCCGAGCAAATGCCCGCGGACGCCACCACGCTGAATGCTTGGATTAACCAGCTCATCAACACCATCATTGACGCGGTGGATCCGACTTACGGCTGCGATGCCGGCACCGGCGACAACACCGAAGGCGATGCGTCCGGAGAAAATTCCTCCGACACTGCCGCAAACCAGTCCGACTCCGCCAACGATGCAGGTACCACGTATATCCGCGAATGCAAGGCCATGAACGCCGACTCCGCCAGTGATTCAGCAAACTTCGGGACCGACAACTCCACCACCGATACAGAAGGCACCACTCCTTCGAACGAGGGCCAAACCGATCCGGGCAAATGA